The Apium graveolens cultivar Ventura chromosome 6, ASM990537v1, whole genome shotgun sequence genome contains a region encoding:
- the LOC141667964 gene encoding pleiotropic drug resistance protein 1-like isoform X2 codes for MDGANIYRASHSVRRSSRESKGSMRANSSAWRDQGMEVFSKSTRDEDDEEALKWASLEKLPTFDRLRKGLLLGSQGDGANEVDIDSIGVNQRKKLLERLVRIADEDNEKFLLKLRDRIDRVGVEMPTIEVRFENLNVEAEAFSGSRALPSFVNFNRSLLEGLLNIFHLIPKNKKKLTILEEVSGILKPCRMTLLLGPPSSGKTTLMLALAGKLDPTLKTSGSVTYNGHTMKEFVPQRTAAYISQHDLHIGELTVRETLAFSARVQGVGSQLELLAELARREKDANIKPDPDVDIYMKAAATAGQEASVVTDYVLKILGLDICADTMVGDQMIRGISGGQKKRVTTGEMMVGPSRALFMDEISTGLDSSTTFQIVKALRHSVHILQGTALISLLQPAPETYDLFDDIILLSDGHVVYQGPREHVLEFFESMGFKCPQRKGVADFLQEVTSKKDQKQYSINRNQPYRFITSKEFADAFRSFHVGQHVRNDLATSFDKGKSHPAALTTNKYGLKKTELLKALTAREVLLMKRNSFVYIFKLFQLTVMALLTMTLFLRTEFKRDNVTEGGFYMGALFFGVVMLMFNGLAELAMTIAKLPVFYKQRDLLFFPTWSYALPTWIVKIPVTFLEVAVWVFLTYYVIGFDPNVGRLFKQYLILLLINQMASALFRMTGALGRNMILANTFGGFALLILFALCGFVLARGDVPDWWLWGYYSSPMMYGINAVAVNEFLGHQWNRLNTDGETIGVAILKSRGFFPYSYWYWIGAGALVGFILVLNLGYTLALTYLNPLGKPRAIVSAGSDAAEVEESTENNQKKKGMILPFEPHSITFDDIKYSVDMPQEMKEQGVVENKLLLLKGVSGSFRPGVLTALMGVSGAGKTTLMDVLAGRKTGGYIEGNVTVSGYPKKQETFARISGYCEQNDIHSPYVTVHESLLYSAWLRLPSEVDTAKRKMFVNEVLELVELDNLKEALVGLPGVNGLSTEQRKRLTIAVELVANPSVIFMDEPTSGLDARAAAIVMRTVRNTVDTGRTVVCTIHQPSIDIFEAFDELFLMKRGGMEIYAGPVGQHSCELIQYFEDIDGVSKIKDGYNPATWMLEVTASSQEIILGVDFTDIYKHSDLYRRNKALIKELSTPRPGSSDVSFPTQYSQSFIVQCVACLWKQRCSYWRNTSYTAVRFVFTIAISLIFGSMFWDLGSKINTRQNLFNAMGSMYAACLFLGIQNASSVQPVVAVERTVFYRERAAGMYSALPYAFAQVLVEVPYILFQTVTYGLIVYAMIGFEWTAVKLFWYLFFMFFTFMYFTFYGMMTVAVTPNADVAAIIAAAFYGIWNLFSGFIVPRPSIPKWWRWYSWLCPVAYTLYGLIASQFGDIEDKKLRDTDQTVKKFIEDYFGFEHDKVWAIALAVVGFTLLFAVTFAFSIKSFNFQRR; via the exons ATGGATGGTGCAAATATATACAGGGCAAGTCATAGTGTACGGAGGAGTAGCAGGGAATCAAAGGGGAGTATGAGAGCAAATAGTTCTGCATGGAGAGATCAGGGTATGGAAGTTTTCTCCAAATCAACAAGAGATGAAGATGATGAAGAGGCTTTGAAATGGGCTTCTCTCGAAAAGCTTCCTACTTTCGATAGGCTAAGGAAAGGTTTGCTTCTTGGATCACAAGGGGATGGTGCAAATGAAGTTGATATTGATAGTATTGGAGTGAACCAGAGGAAAAAATTACTTGAGAGGCTTGTAAGGATTGCggatgaagataatgagaagtTCTTGTTGAAGCTCAGGGATCGTATCGATAG AGTTGGAGTTGAGATGCCCACTATTGAAGTTAGATTTGAGAATTTGAATGTTGAAGCAGAAGCTTTTTCAGGGAGTAGAGCTTTGCCTTCTTTTGTCAACTTCAATCGTAGTTTATTGGAG GGATTGTTAAACATTTTCCATTTAATTCCGAAGAACAAGAAGAAACTTACCATCCTTGAAGAAGTTAGCGGAATCCTCAAGCCTTGCAG GATGACACTGCTTTTAGGTCCTCCCAGTTCAGGGAAGACCACACTGATGCTTGCTTTGGCTGGAAAGCTAGACCCGACCCTTAAG ACTTCCGGAAGTGTGACTTACAACGGCCATACCATGAAAGAGTTTGTTCCCCAAAGGACAGCTGCGTACATTAGCCAACACGATCTTCATATAGGAGAATTGACAGTCAGAGAAACATTGGCTTTTTCTGCAAGGGTCCAGGGGGTCGGATCACAACTTG AGTTGTTGGCAGAGCTGGCAAGAAGAGAGAAAGATGCAAACATAAAACCTGATCCTGATGTTGACATCTACATGAAG GCAGCCGCAACAGCAGGTCAAGAGGCTAGCGTGGTCACAGATTACGTTCTGAAG ATTTTGGGACTCGATATATGCGCAGACACAATGGTAGGAGACCAGATGATTAGGGGTATATCGGGAGGACAAAAGAAGCGTGTCACAACAG GTGAGATGATGGTGGGACCATCAAGAGCACTTTTTATGGACGAGATTTCTACTGGTCTCGACAGTTCGACAACATTTCAAATTGTTAAAGCTCTCCGGCACAGTGTGCACATTCTGCAGGGAACTGCTCTCATCTCTCTCCTGCAGCCAGCACCTGAAACTTATGATCTATTTGATGacattattcttttatcagaTGGCCATGTTGTTTATCAGGGTCCCCGTGAACACGTGCTTGAGTTTTTCGAATCTATGGGTTTTAAATGTCCACAAAGAAAAGGTGTTGCTGATTTCTTGCAAGAA GTGACATCAAAGAAAGATCAAAAACAGTACTCGATAAATAGAAATCAGCCTTACAGATTTATTACATCGAAAGAATTCGCGGATGCTTTCCGGTCATTCCATGTTGGGCAACATGTTCGCAACGATCTTGCAACTTCATTTGACAAAGGTAAAAGCCATCCAGCTGCTTTGACGACTAATAAGTATGGCCTTAAGAAGACAGAACTTTTGAAAGCCTTGACTGCGAGAGAAGTTCTGCTAATGAAGAGAAATTCATTcgtttatatttttaaattatttcaa CTTACAGTCATGGCCTTACTGACAATGACGTTGTTCTTAAGGACCGAGTTCAAACGTGATAATGTAACTGAAGGAGGGTTTTACATGGGTGCTTTATTTTTTGGTGTGGTTATGTTAATGTTTAACGGGTTGGCAGAGCTTGCCATGACAATTGCAAAGCTTCCTGTATTTTATAAGCAACGAGACCTTCTCTTTTTTCCTACATGGTCATATGCTCTTCCAACATGGATTGTTAAGATACCTGTGACATTTCTGGAAGTTGCGGTCTGGGTATTCCTTACTTATTATGTCATTGGATTTGATCCAAATGTTGGAAG ATTGTTCAAACAATACCTGATACTCTTACTAATCAATCAAATGGCTTCTGCACTATTCCGGATGACTGGGGCACTGGGTAGGAATATGATTCTTGCAAATACATTTGGAGGGTTTGCATTGCTTATACTTTTCGCGTTATGTGGTTTTGTCCTAGCTCGAG GGGATGTACCGGACTGGTGGTTATGGGGTTACTATAGCTCCCCAATGATGTATGGTATAAATGCCGTTGCAGTGAATGAATTTCTTGGTCATCAGTGGAACAGA TTAAATACAGATGGTGAGACCATTGGAGTTGCAATTTTGAAGTCTCGAGGTTTCTTTCCTTATTCATACTGGTATTGGATAGGGGCAGGGGCATTAGTTGGATTTATTCTCGTACTTAACCTCGGCTACACGTTAGCACTTACATATCTCAATC CTCTGGGAAAGCCTCGAGCTATTGTATCAGCGGGAAGTGATGCTGCTGAGGTTGAAGAATCCACTGAGAATAATCAGAAGAAGAAAGGAATGATTCTTCCATTTGAACCACATTCTATTACATTTGACGATATAAAATATTCTGTTGACATGCCTCAG GAAATGAAAGAACAAGGTGTTGTTGAGAATAAGCTATTACTTCTGAAGGGTGTAAGTGGATCTTTCAGGCCAGGTGTTCTTACTGCCCTAATGGGTGTCAGTGGTGCTGGTAAAACCACATTGATGGATGTGCTTGCTGGTCGGAAAACTGGTGGATATATCGAAGGAAACGTGACTGTTTCGGGGTATCCAAAGAAACAGGAGACATTTGCTCGGATATCTGGGTACTGTGAGCAGAATGACATCCACTCGCCTTATGTTACTGTGCATGAATCCTTGCTTTACTCAGCTTGGCTGCGGTTGCCTTCAGAAGTTGATACTGCCAAAAGAAAG ATGTTTGTCAATGAGGTCCTGGAACTTGTTGAACTGGACAACTTAAAGGAAGCGCTGGTTGGTTTGCCAGGTGTAAATGGTCTTTCTACTGAGCAACGCAAGAGGTTAACCATTGCAGTCGAATTGGTAGCAAATCCCTCAGTAATATTCATGGACGAACCAACTTCAGGGCTAGATGCAAGAGCTGCTGCAATTGTGATGAGAACAGTTAGGAATACCGTAGACACGGGAAGAACAGTTGTTTGCACTATCCATCAACCAAGCATCGACATATTTGAAGCTTTTGATGAG CTTTTCTTGATGAAGCGAGGAGGAATGGAAATATATGCAGGGCCGGTGGGTCAGCATTCATGCGAACTAATCCAGTACTTTGAG GATATTGACGGTGTAAGTAAAATCAAAGATGGATATAATCCAGCCACCTGGATGTTGGAAGTTACTGCATCTTCTCAAGAGATAATTTTAGGGGTTGATTTTACAGATATATACAAACATTCTGATCTGTACAG GAGAAACAAAGCACTTATTAAAGAATTAAGTACGCCTCGTCCTGGTTCCTCGGATGTCAGCTTTCCTACTCAGTACTCACAATCTTTCATTGTCCAATGCGTGGCTTGTCTTTGGAAACAACGATGCTCGTATTGGCGAAATACATCGTATACTGCAGTCAGATTTGTTTTCACCATTGCTATATCATTGATTTTTGGATCGATGTTTTGGGACCTTGGTTCGAAAAT AAATACTCGGCAAAATCTCTTCAATGCAATGGGTTCTATGTATGCTGCGTGTCTCTTCCTAGGGATCCAAAATGCTTCATCAGTGCAGCCGGTGGTTGCTGTAGAACGAACCGTGTTTTATAGAGAAAGAGCAGCTGGAATGTATTCAGCTTTGCCATATGCCTTTGCCCAG GTTTTAGTAGAAGTTCCATATATCTTGTTTCAAACCGTCACATATGGTCTTATTGTCTATGCAATGATTGGATTTGAATGGACAGCCGTAAAATTATTTTGGTACTTGTTCTTTATGTTCTTCACATTTATGTACTTCACCTTCTACGGCATGATGACTGTGGCCGTCACTCCTAATGCTGATGTTGCCGCCATTATCGCTGCTGCATTTTATGGAATATGGAATCTCTTTTCAGGATTTATTGTCCCACGACCT AGTATACCGAAGTGGTGGAGATGGTACTCTTGGTTATGTCCAGTTGCTTACACATTGTATGGTCTAATTGCATCACAATTTGGAGATATTGAAGACAAGAAACTTAGAGACACAGACCAAACTGTCAAGAAATTCATTGAAGATTATTTTGGATTCGAACATGATAAAGTTTGGGCAATTGCACTTGCAGTAGTTGGATTCACACTTCTTTTTGCAGTCACATTTGCCTTCTCCATCAAATCATTCAACTTCCAGAGACGGTAG
- the LOC141667964 gene encoding pleiotropic drug resistance protein 1-like isoform X1 — protein sequence MDGANIYRASHSVRRSSRESKGSMRANSSAWRDQGMEVFSKSTRDEDDEEALKWASLEKLPTFDRLRKGLLLGSQGDGANEVDIDSIGVNQRKKLLERLVRIADEDNEKFLLKLRDRIDRVGVEMPTIEVRFENLNVEAEAFSGSRALPSFVNFNRSLLEGLLNIFHLIPKNKKKLTILEEVSGILKPCRMTLLLGPPSSGKTTLMLALAGKLDPTLKTSGSVTYNGHTMKEFVPQRTAAYISQHDLHIGELTVRETLAFSARVQGVGSQLELLAELARREKDANIKPDPDVDIYMKAAATAGQEASVVTDYVLKILGLDICADTMVGDQMIRGISGGQKKRVTTGEMMVGPSRALFMDEISTGLDSSTTFQIVKALRHSVHILQGTALISLLQPAPETYDLFDDIILLSDGHVVYQGPREHVLEFFESMGFKCPQRKGVADFLQEVTSKKDQKQYSINRNQPYRFITSKEFADAFRSFHVGQHVRNDLATSFDKGKSHPAALTTNKYGLKKTELLKALTAREVLLMKRNSFVYIFKLFQLTVMALLTMTLFLRTEFKRDNVTEGGFYMGALFFGVVMLMFNGLAELAMTIAKLPVFYKQRDLLFFPTWSYALPTWIVKIPVTFLEVAVWVFLTYYVIGFDPNVGRLFKQYLILLLINQMASALFRMTGALGRNMILANTFGGFALLILFALCGFVLARGDVPDWWLWGYYSSPMMYGINAVAVNEFLGHQWNRVSLVVLILYIPFFALSKKISLKSFFLKQLNTDGETIGVAILKSRGFFPYSYWYWIGAGALVGFILVLNLGYTLALTYLNPLGKPRAIVSAGSDAAEVEESTENNQKKKGMILPFEPHSITFDDIKYSVDMPQEMKEQGVVENKLLLLKGVSGSFRPGVLTALMGVSGAGKTTLMDVLAGRKTGGYIEGNVTVSGYPKKQETFARISGYCEQNDIHSPYVTVHESLLYSAWLRLPSEVDTAKRKMFVNEVLELVELDNLKEALVGLPGVNGLSTEQRKRLTIAVELVANPSVIFMDEPTSGLDARAAAIVMRTVRNTVDTGRTVVCTIHQPSIDIFEAFDELFLMKRGGMEIYAGPVGQHSCELIQYFEDIDGVSKIKDGYNPATWMLEVTASSQEIILGVDFTDIYKHSDLYRRNKALIKELSTPRPGSSDVSFPTQYSQSFIVQCVACLWKQRCSYWRNTSYTAVRFVFTIAISLIFGSMFWDLGSKINTRQNLFNAMGSMYAACLFLGIQNASSVQPVVAVERTVFYRERAAGMYSALPYAFAQVLVEVPYILFQTVTYGLIVYAMIGFEWTAVKLFWYLFFMFFTFMYFTFYGMMTVAVTPNADVAAIIAAAFYGIWNLFSGFIVPRPSIPKWWRWYSWLCPVAYTLYGLIASQFGDIEDKKLRDTDQTVKKFIEDYFGFEHDKVWAIALAVVGFTLLFAVTFAFSIKSFNFQRR from the exons ATGGATGGTGCAAATATATACAGGGCAAGTCATAGTGTACGGAGGAGTAGCAGGGAATCAAAGGGGAGTATGAGAGCAAATAGTTCTGCATGGAGAGATCAGGGTATGGAAGTTTTCTCCAAATCAACAAGAGATGAAGATGATGAAGAGGCTTTGAAATGGGCTTCTCTCGAAAAGCTTCCTACTTTCGATAGGCTAAGGAAAGGTTTGCTTCTTGGATCACAAGGGGATGGTGCAAATGAAGTTGATATTGATAGTATTGGAGTGAACCAGAGGAAAAAATTACTTGAGAGGCTTGTAAGGATTGCggatgaagataatgagaagtTCTTGTTGAAGCTCAGGGATCGTATCGATAG AGTTGGAGTTGAGATGCCCACTATTGAAGTTAGATTTGAGAATTTGAATGTTGAAGCAGAAGCTTTTTCAGGGAGTAGAGCTTTGCCTTCTTTTGTCAACTTCAATCGTAGTTTATTGGAG GGATTGTTAAACATTTTCCATTTAATTCCGAAGAACAAGAAGAAACTTACCATCCTTGAAGAAGTTAGCGGAATCCTCAAGCCTTGCAG GATGACACTGCTTTTAGGTCCTCCCAGTTCAGGGAAGACCACACTGATGCTTGCTTTGGCTGGAAAGCTAGACCCGACCCTTAAG ACTTCCGGAAGTGTGACTTACAACGGCCATACCATGAAAGAGTTTGTTCCCCAAAGGACAGCTGCGTACATTAGCCAACACGATCTTCATATAGGAGAATTGACAGTCAGAGAAACATTGGCTTTTTCTGCAAGGGTCCAGGGGGTCGGATCACAACTTG AGTTGTTGGCAGAGCTGGCAAGAAGAGAGAAAGATGCAAACATAAAACCTGATCCTGATGTTGACATCTACATGAAG GCAGCCGCAACAGCAGGTCAAGAGGCTAGCGTGGTCACAGATTACGTTCTGAAG ATTTTGGGACTCGATATATGCGCAGACACAATGGTAGGAGACCAGATGATTAGGGGTATATCGGGAGGACAAAAGAAGCGTGTCACAACAG GTGAGATGATGGTGGGACCATCAAGAGCACTTTTTATGGACGAGATTTCTACTGGTCTCGACAGTTCGACAACATTTCAAATTGTTAAAGCTCTCCGGCACAGTGTGCACATTCTGCAGGGAACTGCTCTCATCTCTCTCCTGCAGCCAGCACCTGAAACTTATGATCTATTTGATGacattattcttttatcagaTGGCCATGTTGTTTATCAGGGTCCCCGTGAACACGTGCTTGAGTTTTTCGAATCTATGGGTTTTAAATGTCCACAAAGAAAAGGTGTTGCTGATTTCTTGCAAGAA GTGACATCAAAGAAAGATCAAAAACAGTACTCGATAAATAGAAATCAGCCTTACAGATTTATTACATCGAAAGAATTCGCGGATGCTTTCCGGTCATTCCATGTTGGGCAACATGTTCGCAACGATCTTGCAACTTCATTTGACAAAGGTAAAAGCCATCCAGCTGCTTTGACGACTAATAAGTATGGCCTTAAGAAGACAGAACTTTTGAAAGCCTTGACTGCGAGAGAAGTTCTGCTAATGAAGAGAAATTCATTcgtttatatttttaaattatttcaa CTTACAGTCATGGCCTTACTGACAATGACGTTGTTCTTAAGGACCGAGTTCAAACGTGATAATGTAACTGAAGGAGGGTTTTACATGGGTGCTTTATTTTTTGGTGTGGTTATGTTAATGTTTAACGGGTTGGCAGAGCTTGCCATGACAATTGCAAAGCTTCCTGTATTTTATAAGCAACGAGACCTTCTCTTTTTTCCTACATGGTCATATGCTCTTCCAACATGGATTGTTAAGATACCTGTGACATTTCTGGAAGTTGCGGTCTGGGTATTCCTTACTTATTATGTCATTGGATTTGATCCAAATGTTGGAAG ATTGTTCAAACAATACCTGATACTCTTACTAATCAATCAAATGGCTTCTGCACTATTCCGGATGACTGGGGCACTGGGTAGGAATATGATTCTTGCAAATACATTTGGAGGGTTTGCATTGCTTATACTTTTCGCGTTATGTGGTTTTGTCCTAGCTCGAG GGGATGTACCGGACTGGTGGTTATGGGGTTACTATAGCTCCCCAATGATGTATGGTATAAATGCCGTTGCAGTGAATGAATTTCTTGGTCATCAGTGGAACAGAGTAAGCTTAGTTGTACTAATTCTATATATTCCCTTCTTTGCGTTGTCTAAGAAAATTAGTTTGAAATCTTTTTTCTTGAAACAGTTAAATACAGATGGTGAGACCATTGGAGTTGCAATTTTGAAGTCTCGAGGTTTCTTTCCTTATTCATACTGGTATTGGATAGGGGCAGGGGCATTAGTTGGATTTATTCTCGTACTTAACCTCGGCTACACGTTAGCACTTACATATCTCAATC CTCTGGGAAAGCCTCGAGCTATTGTATCAGCGGGAAGTGATGCTGCTGAGGTTGAAGAATCCACTGAGAATAATCAGAAGAAGAAAGGAATGATTCTTCCATTTGAACCACATTCTATTACATTTGACGATATAAAATATTCTGTTGACATGCCTCAG GAAATGAAAGAACAAGGTGTTGTTGAGAATAAGCTATTACTTCTGAAGGGTGTAAGTGGATCTTTCAGGCCAGGTGTTCTTACTGCCCTAATGGGTGTCAGTGGTGCTGGTAAAACCACATTGATGGATGTGCTTGCTGGTCGGAAAACTGGTGGATATATCGAAGGAAACGTGACTGTTTCGGGGTATCCAAAGAAACAGGAGACATTTGCTCGGATATCTGGGTACTGTGAGCAGAATGACATCCACTCGCCTTATGTTACTGTGCATGAATCCTTGCTTTACTCAGCTTGGCTGCGGTTGCCTTCAGAAGTTGATACTGCCAAAAGAAAG ATGTTTGTCAATGAGGTCCTGGAACTTGTTGAACTGGACAACTTAAAGGAAGCGCTGGTTGGTTTGCCAGGTGTAAATGGTCTTTCTACTGAGCAACGCAAGAGGTTAACCATTGCAGTCGAATTGGTAGCAAATCCCTCAGTAATATTCATGGACGAACCAACTTCAGGGCTAGATGCAAGAGCTGCTGCAATTGTGATGAGAACAGTTAGGAATACCGTAGACACGGGAAGAACAGTTGTTTGCACTATCCATCAACCAAGCATCGACATATTTGAAGCTTTTGATGAG CTTTTCTTGATGAAGCGAGGAGGAATGGAAATATATGCAGGGCCGGTGGGTCAGCATTCATGCGAACTAATCCAGTACTTTGAG GATATTGACGGTGTAAGTAAAATCAAAGATGGATATAATCCAGCCACCTGGATGTTGGAAGTTACTGCATCTTCTCAAGAGATAATTTTAGGGGTTGATTTTACAGATATATACAAACATTCTGATCTGTACAG GAGAAACAAAGCACTTATTAAAGAATTAAGTACGCCTCGTCCTGGTTCCTCGGATGTCAGCTTTCCTACTCAGTACTCACAATCTTTCATTGTCCAATGCGTGGCTTGTCTTTGGAAACAACGATGCTCGTATTGGCGAAATACATCGTATACTGCAGTCAGATTTGTTTTCACCATTGCTATATCATTGATTTTTGGATCGATGTTTTGGGACCTTGGTTCGAAAAT AAATACTCGGCAAAATCTCTTCAATGCAATGGGTTCTATGTATGCTGCGTGTCTCTTCCTAGGGATCCAAAATGCTTCATCAGTGCAGCCGGTGGTTGCTGTAGAACGAACCGTGTTTTATAGAGAAAGAGCAGCTGGAATGTATTCAGCTTTGCCATATGCCTTTGCCCAG GTTTTAGTAGAAGTTCCATATATCTTGTTTCAAACCGTCACATATGGTCTTATTGTCTATGCAATGATTGGATTTGAATGGACAGCCGTAAAATTATTTTGGTACTTGTTCTTTATGTTCTTCACATTTATGTACTTCACCTTCTACGGCATGATGACTGTGGCCGTCACTCCTAATGCTGATGTTGCCGCCATTATCGCTGCTGCATTTTATGGAATATGGAATCTCTTTTCAGGATTTATTGTCCCACGACCT AGTATACCGAAGTGGTGGAGATGGTACTCTTGGTTATGTCCAGTTGCTTACACATTGTATGGTCTAATTGCATCACAATTTGGAGATATTGAAGACAAGAAACTTAGAGACACAGACCAAACTGTCAAGAAATTCATTGAAGATTATTTTGGATTCGAACATGATAAAGTTTGGGCAATTGCACTTGCAGTAGTTGGATTCACACTTCTTTTTGCAGTCACATTTGCCTTCTCCATCAAATCATTCAACTTCCAGAGACGGTAG